The proteins below come from a single Gimesia alba genomic window:
- a CDS encoding HEAT repeat domain-containing protein, with the protein MRQFCFNLLGMLLTLCSLCSHAWALGEEDFGNKPLNAENFRDWPGIMPVVNHQSRIYHRWINGNEHCFYRGDTETLNDVLQKFAATEEKVHEVVLRPGPATVESFQKSQTMDYSWNLHLVGGIARAMSQKHKGSLIWNKHPILTVYVGGAIQLDKIKIPQGITLLQLADLEQRYSQGLTSSDTTVRGWSTGQLARLDPYSKPSLEAIAKLLQDKEIWVRRNAAGALATFGKQAEPALPALRDALNTNDEQLQTRIQETIKTIEKAPDRSTEEKQHRETLDKIRQFCKSQKKD; encoded by the coding sequence ATGCGGCAGTTTTGTTTCAATTTACTGGGTATGCTGCTGACTTTGTGCAGTTTGTGTTCACACGCCTGGGCACTGGGCGAAGAGGATTTCGGCAACAAGCCCTTAAATGCAGAGAATTTCCGGGATTGGCCGGGCATTATGCCGGTCGTCAATCATCAGAGCCGCATTTACCACCGCTGGATCAATGGCAACGAACACTGTTTCTATCGCGGAGACACCGAGACGCTCAACGATGTCTTACAGAAATTTGCGGCTACCGAAGAAAAAGTGCACGAGGTTGTCCTGCGACCGGGGCCGGCTACCGTGGAATCGTTTCAAAAATCGCAAACGATGGATTACAGCTGGAATCTGCATCTGGTTGGCGGAATTGCGCGAGCCATGTCACAAAAGCACAAGGGCAGTCTGATCTGGAACAAACACCCGATCTTGACGGTTTATGTCGGCGGTGCGATTCAGTTGGACAAAATCAAAATTCCTCAGGGGATCACCCTGCTGCAACTGGCCGACCTGGAACAACGCTATTCCCAAGGACTGACCAGCAGCGACACCACCGTGCGCGGCTGGAGCACCGGACAACTGGCAAGGCTAGATCCCTATAGCAAACCCAGCTTGGAGGCGATTGCCAAATTACTGCAGGATAAAGAAATATGGGTCCGCCGAAATGCGGCAGGAGCGTTAGCAACGTTTGGCAAACAGGCTGAGCCGGCTCTGCCCGCATTGCGCGACGCACTCAATACCAATGACGAACAACTGCAAACACGAATTCAAGAGACCATTAAAACGATTGAAAAAGCCCCCGACAGATCCACAGAGGAAAAACAACACCGCGAGACTCTGGATAAAATCCGTCAGTTTTGTAAGTCGCAGAAAAAAGACTGA